A segment of the Brevundimonas sp. M20 genome:
GGAAGGTCTCGACCGAGTTGTAGTAGCCGGTGTGGTCGCCGTAGGGTCCCTCGGCGTGGTGCTCGTCCAGCAGGACATGGCCTTCCAGCACGATCTCGGCCTGGGCCGGGACCATCAGCGGCACGGTTTTGCAGGGTACCAGCTCGGCCTTGGCGCCGCGCAGCAGGCCGGCGAACTGATACTCCGACAGGGTGTCCGGCACCGGGGTCACGGCGGCGAGGATGGTGCCCGGATCGGCGCCGAGCACGATGGCCGCGGGCAGGGGCTCGCGCGAGCCGGTCTTCTTGTGACGGGCGTAGTGCTGGGCGCCGCCGCGGTGGGCCAGCCAGCGCATGATCGCCTTGTCCTTGCCCAGCACCTGCATGCGGTAGATGCCGAGGTTGAAGTCGTCCTCGCGGGCGTCGGACGGCCCCTTGGTGACGACCAGACCCCAGGTGATCAGCGGCGCGGGCTCGCCGGGCCAGCAGCCCTGGATCGGCAGCGAGGTCAGGTCGATCTGGTCGCCCTTCAGCACCACCTGCTGCACGGGCGCGGTCTTCACCGTCCTGGGGCGCATGGCCATGACGGTCTGGGCCAGCGGCAGCATCTCCATCGCGTCGCCGAAACCGCGCGGCGGGGTCGGGTTGCGAAGGAAGGCCAGCAGTTCGCCGACCTCGCGCAGTTCGGCGGCGGTGGTGCGTTGCTTCTTCTCCAGCGTCACCCCCATGGCGACCCGCTTCACCGTCCCGAACAGATTGGCGAGGCAGGGGATGGGGCTGATCGTGCCGTCCGGCATGACCGGCTTTTCAAAGATCACCGCCGGGCCGCCGTTGCGCAGCAGCCGGGTCTGAATCTCGGTCATCTCGAGATGAGTGGAGACCGGCTCGCTTACCCGAACGAGCTCGCCCTCGGCTTCGAGGATTTCGATGAAGTCGCGCAGCGATTTGTAGGCCATGGGCGGAGGCTTAGGCGGACCGACTGGTTCTGTCACGCCGCCTTTGCCGTGTCGCGTCAGCGCAGACCCGACCTCAAGCCCATTCTTCGTCCCACTGGAAGGCCTTGTCGAGCCAGTCGCCGAGGCGGCCGTCGGGACGGGCGAGGGCGTGGATGCGGTCCATCTCTTCCGCCGACAGTTCGAAGTCGAAGATGTCGAAGCTTTCCTCGGCGCGGCTGACCTTGCTGGTGCGGGGGATGGCGATGATGTTCTGCTGGATCAGCCAGCGCAGGGTGACCTGACCGGCGGACTTGCCGTGCGCCTTGCCGATCTCGATCAGGGTCGGATCGGTGGCGATGTTGCCTTGGGCCAGCGGCGACCATGCGGTGATCGACGAGCCCAGTTCCTTCGCCGTGGCGATCAGCGACGTGAGTTTCAGGTAGGGGTGATACTCGACCTGGTTGGTGACCAGTTTCGCCTTCGACAGGGTCTGGGCGCGGGCGAAGTCGAACGACGGGAAGTTCGACAGGCCGATGCTCTTCGTGAAGCCCTGCTCCAGCGCCTCATTGAGGGCGCCCAGCGTCTCCTCGAACGACGGCTCGGGTTTGGGCCAGTGCAGCAGCAGCAGGTCGGGCGTGAAGCCCAGCGCCTCGGCGGACTCCTTCGCCTGCTTCAGCAGGTCGGCGCGGTGGAAGTGCGCGACCCAGATCTTGGTCGTCAGCCAGATGTCCTCGCGCTTCACATGGCCGGCGGCGATGGCGTCGCGGATGCCGTCGCCGACCGCCGCCTCGTTCTTGTAAATCCACGCCGTGTCGATGTGGCGGTAGCCGATACGCAGGGCCTCGGCGACCATCTTGCGGGCGTCGGCCGGCTCCAGATTCCAAGTCCCGAAGCCGAGCAGGGGGATGGTGTGGCCGTCGACGGTGATGGCGGGCTGGTCGGTCATGGGAAGGCTCCGGGCAGGGGAGGCGCTTACCTATGCTGTGACGCCGCCGGTTCAAGCAGCCAGTCCGCAATCTTGTCCCACAAAGGCTCCATCCCCTTCCGGAATGCGCCCTCGTGGCCGATGCGCTTCAGGCTGAAATCGGCGGGCGTGTGCACGGTAATGTCGCGCGGGGCGTTGGGATAGACCTGCATCAGGATCGGCCCGGTCGTGGGTGTGGCGATGGGATCGTCAGTGAATATCCACGAGTGGATCGGAGCGGTGACGGCGTCGAAGTGATGCGGCCTCAACTCATGCTTCAGCTCATCGAGGAAGTAGGGCTCCTTCAGGCACCAGCGTCGCCAGGTCTCGAAGACGCCGCGTGGCAGGTCGGTCCCGGCCCACAAGCCGCCGCCCTTGATATAGCCGTGCCGGACCAGGCTGAGCGGGCCGAAGCCGAGCCAGAAGAATAACTCCATGGGATTGTAGGACCGGTGGTGGCGGCCCCAGTAGCCGCTGCCAACCGAGACGAAGGCGTGCTTCGAAATCCGGTGCTGATTGGGCATGAAGCCGAGGAAATGGCCGCCGACGCTGTGGCCGACATGGACGACCGGCAGGTCCGGCGCGGCCTCGATCAGGGCGTCCAGCGCCGCGGGCATGTCGAGACGGCCCCAGTCGACATAGTCCATCTGCATCGCCGCCAGATCGTCTGGGCGCGAGCCCGCGATGCCGCGGAAGTCATAGGTCAGGACCGCCGCGCCCTTGCCCGCCAGATACCGGGCGAACCGGTCGTAGAACCCCTTGGGGAAGCCGGTGCCGGAACTGACCAGAACCGCCACGATCGGCTCGGAGGCGGAGACCAGCCGCATCGACAGCGGATAGCCGTCGGCGGCCGGGGCGGTGAAGTCGCGGATCGTCAGGTCGGTCACGATTGAGGTCCGTAGTGATTTGAAACGAACCTAGTGGATTGACCCGGCGTCAGGTCAAGAGCTTGGAGCCGGGCGACGGAACCGCTAAAGGCGGCGGCTGATTTGCCGAAGAGCCATTCCATGACCGACCTTCCTGACCGCCTGTCCGTCGATCCCGACAGCAAGTTCCACGATGCCGACCTGCTGGCGCAGGGCATCGGCGTCCGCTTCAAGGGCGAGGAAAAGACCAACGTCGAGGAATACTGCATCTCGGAAGGCTGGGTCCGTCTGGCCGTCGGCAACCGTGTCGACCGCCGCGGCAAGGCCCTGACCGTGAAGCTGCAGGGGCCTGTCGAGGTGTGGATCAAGGGCGACGCCTGAGCCCTGTGACGACCGTTGAGGGCGCTGCTGACACGCGGCGCCCCGACATGCTTCCCGGTGCGACAATGTGGGTCTAGGGTCCGGCTCCATCGTTGAGTCCCACCGGAGCCGCCATGCGTCTGTCCGTCCGTCTTCTCGCCGCCAGCGCCCTGGCGCTGGGCTTCGCCGCCCCGGCCTTCGCGCAGGACGCCGCGACCATCCAGCGGGCCGAGCGCATTCGGGACGCGGCGCTCGAGCAGAACATCGCGCTCGACTACGTCACCCGCCTGACCACCACCTTCGGCGCCCGTCCGGCGGGATCGCCCTCGGAGCAGGCCGCCGCCGAATGGGCGGCCGGCTACATGCGCCAGCACGGCTTCCAGAACGTCCGCATCGAAACCTTCCCGCTGATCGGCTGGGAGCGGGGCGAGGAGAGCGCCTCCATCGTCGGCGCGCATCCGCAGCGTCTGGTGGTCGCGGCGCTGGGCCATTCGCCCGGCACCAACGGCGTGATCGAGGCCGAGGTGGTGCGCTTTACCAGCCTTGAAGACCTGAACGCCGCCCCGGCCGGCTCGTTGACCGGCAAGATCGCCTATGTCGACGCGGGCCAGATGGTCCGCATGCAGGACGGCGCCGGCTATGGTCCGCTGACCCGCATCCGGGGCGCGGGGCCCGCCGCTGCGGCGTCCAAGGGGGCTGTGGCCTTCATCATGCGCTCGGTCGGCTCGGACGAGCACCGCATGCCGCACACCGGCACCACCCGCTATGTCGAGGGCCGCGTGCCCCTGCCGGGCTTCGCCCTGTCGGCGCCCGACGCCAGCCAGCTGTCGCGCCTGATCGCGAGCGGCGAGACGGTGCGTCTGCGTCTGTCCTCGACCGCCCATACCTATGAGACCGTGTCCCAGAACGTGGTCGGCGAGATCACCGGCGCCTCGCGTCCGAACGAGGTGATCGTGCTGGGCTCGCACATGGACAGCTGGGATCTGGGCACCGGCGCCATCGACGACGGCGCGGGCGGGGCGATCACCCTGGCCGCCGCCAAGGCCATCGCCGAAAGCGGTCGTCGTCCGGCCCGTACGGTGCGCGTGGTCCTGTACGGCTCGGAAGAAGTGGCCCAGCCGAACGACACCGGCAACGGTGGCGGCGCCTATCTGCGCGGCATCGGCGCGGCGGTGGAACAGCATATCATCGCGGGCGAAAGCGACTTCGGCGCCGACCGGGTCTATGCCCTGCAGCTGCCGCCCGGCGCCCAGAACAGCGCCTTCCAGCGCGCCGCGACGCAGGTGCTGTATCCCATCGGCGTGCTGGCCTCGGCCGAGCCGGAACTGCACGGCGGCGCCGACGTCGGGCCTCTGGCCGAGGCGGGGGTGCCGGTGTTCGGCCTGAGCCAGGACGGCACCCGCTATTTCGACCTGCACCACACCGCCGACGACACCCTGGACAAGATCGATCCGGAACAACTGAGCCAGAACGTGGCCGCGTGGGCCGGGCTGGTGTACCTGATCGCCGATTCCGACGTGGACTTCCGGGCCCTGCGCTCGGCGGCGAGTGCGCCTGCTCACTGACGGATCGCCGCGAGCGTGGCGAAATTGGTAGACGCAGGAGACTTAAAATCTCTCGGCTTCGGCTATGCGGGTTCGAGTCCCGCCGCTCGCACCATCTGTGGCCCATTGGCGTATGGCCCCGCATCGCTCTAGGTTCGGGCGAAGCAGTCAACGGGGCAGGGACGTGAACAAGGCCGTCAAGATCGACGACGTGGCGCGTCTTGCGGGCGTATCGCCCATGACCGTGTCGCGGGTGATGAACCGCGCGGCCGGTGTGCGGGAAAAGACCCGCGAGGTCGTACAGGCCGCGATCGAGGAGCTGGGCTATCGCCCCAACGCCGCCGCCCGCAATCTGGCGCGAGCCGGGGCCGGGCGACTGGGCATGCTCTATTCCAATCCCAGCGCCGGATACCTGACCCAATTCCTGCTGGGCGCGCTGGAAGGCGCGCATCAGGTCGGCGCACAGCTGGTGCTCGAGAAATGCGAAGCCGATCCTGACAGTGAAAGGGCGGCGGTGACGCGGCTGGCCGAAGGCGGGGTGACGGGCGTTGTCCTGCCGCCGCCACACGGCGAGAGCTGGGCGGCTCTGGCCGCGGTCAAGGCGAAGGGGCTGGCGGTGGTCGCCGTGGCGCCGGGCCGGTTCAAGTCGGCGGCTCCGGCGATCCGCATCGACGACCTCGCGGCCTCGGCCGAGATGACCCGCTATCTGCTGGAGCTGGGCCATCGCCGCATCGGCTTCATCAAGGGCGCCGCCAACCAGACGGCCAGCGCCGAGCGTCTGATCGGTTTCGAAACCGAGGTGGCGGCCTTCGCAGAGCCGGTGGAGGCGCTGATCGAGGCGGGCGAGTTCACCTATCGCTCGGGCTTCGACGCGGCGGAGCGACTTCTGGCGGCTGACCCGCCGCCGACAGCCATCTTCGCGTCGAACGACGATATGGCGGCTGCGGCCATCGCGGCGGCGCACCGGCGTGGGCTGGACGTGCCGCGTGACCTGACCGTGGTGGGCTTCGACGACATTCCGGTGGCGCAGGAAATCTGGCCCGCCCTGACCACCGTCCGTCAGCCGGTCGCCGAGATGGCGGAAACCGCCGTGCGCCTGTTGAGTGAGACGCAGGGCCCCGCCGACGAGGGTGAGAGCGGCGTCCAACATCTGATCCGGCACCAGCTCATTATTCGCGACTCCTCCGCGGCTCCGCGCGGCTAGAGCGCCGGCCGCCCGTCACGGGCCGCTTGACAGCTCATCTTTCTGGAAGAATGTTAGCGCTAACATCTGACGTCCCGCACGTATGGGGCGCGAGGGGGAAGCGTTGCGTATACAGGACTACCTTCCGGCCGATTGGCCCGAAGCCATACTGGCTGGGCGAGTGCAAACCGGGGATGGGCCGTCGCCCGTTCTGGTTCGCGAAGGTCGTCTGATCGACGTCAGCCTTACCGCCCCCACCATGGCCGACCTGCTGGCGCGTCCTGACGCGGCGACGGTCGAGGGCGTGGATATGGGGCCTATCGCGGATATGGACTTCCGCACGACCTGGAGCGGCGGCGACATCGAGCTGCTGTCACCGGTCGACCTGCAATGCATCAAGGCCTCGGGCGTGACCTTCGCGGTCTCTGCGATGGAGCGGGTGATCGAGGAGCGCGCGCGCGGTGATTCCACCGCCGCCGAAGGCATCCGCGCCGATCTGGGCCGTCGCATCGGCGGCGATCTGTCGGCGGTGAAGCCGGGCTCGGAGCAGGCGCAGGCCCTGAAGGCCGCCCTGATCGCAGACGGCATGTGGTCCCAGTATCTGGAAGTCGCCATCGGCCCAGACGCCGAGATTTTCACAAAGGCCCCGATCCTGTCGTCGGTCGGCTGGGGCGCCGAGGTCGGCGTCCATCCCGGCTCCGCCTGGAACAATCCTGAGCCTGAAGTGGTGCTGGTTTGCGACCCGTCGGGCCGGACGGTCGGCGCATCGCTGGGCAACGACGTCAACCTGCGCGACGTCGAGGGCCGTTCGGCTCTGCTGCTGGGCAAGGCCAAGGACAACAACGCCTCGGCCGCCATCGGCCCCTTCATCCGCCTGTTCGACGGTCGGTTCGGCATGGACGACGTCCGCAAGGCCGAGGTGCGCCTGGAGGTCATCGGACCGGACGGCTTCGTCATGGACGGGACCAGCAACATGGCCCTGATCAGCCGCGACCCGGAAGAGCTGGTGCGACAGGCGGCGGGCGCCAATCACCAGTATCCGGACGGCTTCGCCCTGTATCTCGGCACCATGTTCGCGCCGGTCGATGACCGTGGCCCGCCGGGGCTGGGCTTCACCCACAAGGTCGGGGACCGCGTGCGCGTGTCCTCGCCCAAGCTGGGCGTGCTGGAGAACATTGTGACCACGTCGGACAAGGCGCCGCCGTGGGTGTTTGGAGTGTCGGCCCTGATGCGCAACCTGGCGCAGCGCGGCCTGCTGGGGGCGAGCGTATGAGTGCCGCGATTTATCCGTCGCTGAAGGACAAGCTGGTCGTGGTGACCGGCGGCGGCTCGGGCATCGGCGCCGCCCTGACCGACGGGTTCGCCCGGCAGGGCGCCCGCGTGGTGTTTCTGGACATCGCGGTCGAGGACTCGAAGGCGCTGGAGGCGTCGCTGGCCGGCCTGTCGCCCGCGCCGGTCTTCCATCCCTGCAACCTGACCGACGTCGAGGCCCTGCAAGCCTGTCTGGCCGAGATCGCCGCAACGCACGGCCCGGTCGAGGTGCTGGTCAACAACGCCGCCAACGACGACCGCCACGCGCTGGCCGAGGTCACGCCCGCCTATTGGGAGGACCGGATCGCGGTGAACCTGCGCCATCTGTATTTCGCGACCCAGTCGGTGGCTCCGGCCATGCAGGCGGCGGGGCGGGGGGTGATCCTGAACCTCGGCTCGATCAGCTGGCATCTGGGGCTGCCCGAACTTTCGCTCTACGAAACCGCCAAGGCGGGGATCGAGGGGATGACGCGGGCGCTGGCGCGGGAACTGGGCGCCGACGGCGTGCGGGTCGCCTGCATCGTGCCGGGCAATGTGAAGACCCCGCGCCAGATGAAATGGTACACCCCGGAAGGGGAGGCGGAGATCGTCGCGGCGCAATGTCTCAAGGGCCGGATCGAGCCGCGCGACGTGGCCGCGCTGGCGATGTTCCTGGCGTCGGACGACGCCCGCTTCATCACGGGACATGAGTATTTCGTGGACGCCGGCTGGCGCTAGGCCGACGGTGATCTGAACGGGCCGATAGAGCCCTCTGGGAGGATTGAGAATGGCAGGACCGACGGGGGGCTCAGGCCCTGACATCGCGGGTGATGACAAGGTCAACATCGGCTTCATTATCGCCATCGTGGCCGTCGCCACGATCGGTGGTCTTCTTTTCGGCTATGACTCGGGTGCGGTGAACGGCACCCAGGCGGGGCTGCAGGCGCAGTTCAATCTGGACGCCAACGGGCTGGGCTTCACGGTCGGTTCGCTGCTGATCGGTTGCGCGTTCGGCGCCTTCTTCG
Coding sequences within it:
- a CDS encoding UbiD family decarboxylase; the protein is MAYKSLRDFIEILEAEGELVRVSEPVSTHLEMTEIQTRLLRNGGPAVIFEKPVMPDGTISPIPCLANLFGTVKRVAMGVTLEKKQRTTAAELREVGELLAFLRNPTPPRGFGDAMEMLPLAQTVMAMRPRTVKTAPVQQVVLKGDQIDLTSLPIQGCWPGEPAPLITWGLVVTKGPSDAREDDFNLGIYRMQVLGKDKAIMRWLAHRGGAQHYARHKKTGSREPLPAAIVLGADPGTILAAVTPVPDTLSEYQFAGLLRGAKAELVPCKTVPLMVPAQAEIVLEGHVLLDEHHAEGPYGDHTGYYNSVETFPVFQVTAITMRKDPIYLTTFTGRPPDEPSVLGEALNEVFIPLLRQQFPEITDFWLPPEGCSYRIAVVSMKKAYPGHAKRVMLGVWSYLRQFMYTKWVIVVDDDINARDWKDVMWAISTKMDPARDITLIENTPIDYLDFASPESGLGSKIGLDATDKWEPETKREWGEEIRMETEVIDRVSDMWDRLGLPGDKTPIWR
- a CDS encoding aldo/keto reductase, with the translated sequence MTDQPAITVDGHTIPLLGFGTWNLEPADARKMVAEALRIGYRHIDTAWIYKNEAAVGDGIRDAIAAGHVKREDIWLTTKIWVAHFHRADLLKQAKESAEALGFTPDLLLLHWPKPEPSFEETLGALNEALEQGFTKSIGLSNFPSFDFARAQTLSKAKLVTNQVEYHPYLKLTSLIATAKELGSSITAWSPLAQGNIATDPTLIEIGKAHGKSAGQVTLRWLIQQNIIAIPRTSKVSRAEESFDIFDFELSAEEMDRIHALARPDGRLGDWLDKAFQWDEEWA
- a CDS encoding serine aminopeptidase domain-containing protein, with the protein product MTDLTIRDFTAPAADGYPLSMRLVSASEPIVAVLVSSGTGFPKGFYDRFARYLAGKGAAVLTYDFRGIAGSRPDDLAAMQMDYVDWGRLDMPAALDALIEAAPDLPVVHVGHSVGGHFLGFMPNQHRISKHAFVSVGSGYWGRHHRSYNPMELFFWLGFGPLSLVRHGYIKGGGLWAGTDLPRGVFETWRRWCLKEPYFLDELKHELRPHHFDAVTAPIHSWIFTDDPIATPTTGPILMQVYPNAPRDITVHTPADFSLKRIGHEGAFRKGMEPLWDKIADWLLEPAASQHR
- a CDS encoding DUF3297 family protein; translation: MTDLPDRLSVDPDSKFHDADLLAQGIGVRFKGEEKTNVEEYCISEGWVRLAVGNRVDRRGKALTVKLQGPVEVWIKGDA
- a CDS encoding M20/M25/M40 family metallo-hydrolase codes for the protein MRLSVRLLAASALALGFAAPAFAQDAATIQRAERIRDAALEQNIALDYVTRLTTTFGARPAGSPSEQAAAEWAAGYMRQHGFQNVRIETFPLIGWERGEESASIVGAHPQRLVVAALGHSPGTNGVIEAEVVRFTSLEDLNAAPAGSLTGKIAYVDAGQMVRMQDGAGYGPLTRIRGAGPAAAASKGAVAFIMRSVGSDEHRMPHTGTTRYVEGRVPLPGFALSAPDASQLSRLIASGETVRLRLSSTAHTYETVSQNVVGEITGASRPNEVIVLGSHMDSWDLGTGAIDDGAGGAITLAAAKAIAESGRRPARTVRVVLYGSEEVAQPNDTGNGGGAYLRGIGAAVEQHIIAGESDFGADRVYALQLPPGAQNSAFQRAATQVLYPIGVLASAEPELHGGADVGPLAEAGVPVFGLSQDGTRYFDLHHTADDTLDKIDPEQLSQNVAAWAGLVYLIADSDVDFRALRSAASAPAH
- a CDS encoding LacI family DNA-binding transcriptional regulator, whose protein sequence is MNKAVKIDDVARLAGVSPMTVSRVMNRAAGVREKTREVVQAAIEELGYRPNAAARNLARAGAGRLGMLYSNPSAGYLTQFLLGALEGAHQVGAQLVLEKCEADPDSERAAVTRLAEGGVTGVVLPPPHGESWAALAAVKAKGLAVVAVAPGRFKSAAPAIRIDDLAASAEMTRYLLELGHRRIGFIKGAANQTASAERLIGFETEVAAFAEPVEALIEAGEFTYRSGFDAAERLLAADPPPTAIFASNDDMAAAAIAAAHRRGLDVPRDLTVVGFDDIPVAQEIWPALTTVRQPVAEMAETAVRLLSETQGPADEGESGVQHLIRHQLIIRDSSAAPRG
- a CDS encoding fumarylacetoacetate hydrolase family protein, producing MGREGEALRIQDYLPADWPEAILAGRVQTGDGPSPVLVREGRLIDVSLTAPTMADLLARPDAATVEGVDMGPIADMDFRTTWSGGDIELLSPVDLQCIKASGVTFAVSAMERVIEERARGDSTAAEGIRADLGRRIGGDLSAVKPGSEQAQALKAALIADGMWSQYLEVAIGPDAEIFTKAPILSSVGWGAEVGVHPGSAWNNPEPEVVLVCDPSGRTVGASLGNDVNLRDVEGRSALLLGKAKDNNASAAIGPFIRLFDGRFGMDDVRKAEVRLEVIGPDGFVMDGTSNMALISRDPEELVRQAAGANHQYPDGFALYLGTMFAPVDDRGPPGLGFTHKVGDRVRVSSPKLGVLENIVTTSDKAPPWVFGVSALMRNLAQRGLLGASV
- a CDS encoding SDR family NAD(P)-dependent oxidoreductase; amino-acid sequence: MSAAIYPSLKDKLVVVTGGGSGIGAALTDGFARQGARVVFLDIAVEDSKALEASLAGLSPAPVFHPCNLTDVEALQACLAEIAATHGPVEVLVNNAANDDRHALAEVTPAYWEDRIAVNLRHLYFATQSVAPAMQAAGRGVILNLGSISWHLGLPELSLYETAKAGIEGMTRALARELGADGVRVACIVPGNVKTPRQMKWYTPEGEAEIVAAQCLKGRIEPRDVAALAMFLASDDARFITGHEYFVDAGWR